The region CTTCGAGTTATATCATTTGCTACAGGAATATATTTGGGGTTAGCTTCTCCATGTTCTTGAGATGTAAGTAATTTAATTGAGCCACTTAAACTTCTTTTTGGAATTAGTCTTATAGAATTATCCAAGGTTTGCATAGCCAAAACTATTGTGCTACGTTTGGCCCAATCAAAAGGCCAAATGCTACGACAAAAATCTACAGGATGTTTAGCAATATTAGATAAAAATTTTAGTGGGCGGGTAAGTTTTGAACCATCAGCAGTTAAATAAACAAACATAAAAGTATTGATATCTGAACCAGCAGGAAATCTTACCATTTCTATATGAGTATGCTCATCAGGAAAAATGCTAGAAGCAATTGCAATACCTTTAGAGTAATCTTTATCTTTG is a window of Blastocatellia bacterium DNA encoding:
- a CDS encoding cholesterol oxidase; its protein translation is KDKDYSKGIAIASSIFPDEHTHIEMVRFPAGSDINTFMFVYLTADGSKLTRPLKFLSNIAKHPVDFCRSIWPFDWAKRSTIVLAMQTLDNSIRLIPKRSLSGSIKLLTSQEHGEANPKYIPVANDITRRLAEKIDGIPKSATTEVFLSCPVTAHILGGACIGDSPEKGVIDPEGRVFGYDNMYVCDGSMITGNVGVNPSLTITALSEYVMSHVQA